A genome region from Neptunomonas japonica JAMM 1380 includes the following:
- a CDS encoding DUF3461 family protein: MKTQVLLNENLNTMSDYPTLEKMGIKSVDNVDKYTLRHQGDTDVLKIYYKRPKGSFLSRSKKFTFVRGRRGIPLEARNSHAFDDMAKISPQLVMALEELKALDARRKEVDPIDPKQKFLSDLDHMEKVMTTKMDEIRRQINEMN; the protein is encoded by the coding sequence TTGAAAACGCAAGTGCTATTGAATGAGAACCTGAACACCATGTCTGACTACCCTACATTAGAAAAAATGGGCATCAAATCTGTCGATAATGTAGACAAATACACCTTACGTCATCAAGGCGATACAGATGTACTGAAAATTTATTACAAACGTCCTAAAGGCTCTTTCTTATCACGTAGTAAGAAATTTACTTTTGTACGTGGACGTCGCGGCATCCCTCTTGAGGCGCGTAACTCCCATGCATTTGATGATATGGCGAAAATCAGCCCGCAGCTGGTCATGGCTTTAGAAGAGTTGAAAGCACTTGATGCTCGTCGTAAAGAAGTTGATCCAATCGACCCTAAGCAGAAATTCCTCTCTGACTTAGATCATATGGAAAAAGTAATGACGACCAAGATGGATGAAATCCGTCGCCAAATTAATGAGATGAACTAA
- the sauS gene encoding acylating sulfoacetaldehyde dehydrogenase, protein MTAINEKAQVAELVDRARKAQLILAGYSQSQVDEVVIAAAWAIINPDNNERLSILAVEETGLGNVKDKVIKNHRKTLGLLRDLQEAKTVGVIREIPEKGLVEIGRPAGVVGVIVPSTNPIATPMNNTLNALKCGNAIILAPSPKGQPSCTRLLALIHAELDRVGAPRDLVQQLPSPVSKALSAEMLKQVDLVVCTGSQNNVRAAYTSGTPAYGVGAGNVTVIVDETANLVEAANKIKASKTFDNSTSCSSENSLVIVDEVYDAMMEQLSNVNAALLNAEEKLQLQNAMWHEGHLNREVLAKPVKSVCAVAGLTRAGLAESDFLMVTETEIGADAPFCGEKMSLVLTVYRARNFSEAKQLASRILEHQGKGHSLGIHTQDSNRPQELGLEMSVCRIIVNQPHCFATGGSFENGLPFSLSMGCGTWGGNITDENVHYKQYMNITRVVRTIAPQEVAAEDIFSDYKRKYLS, encoded by the coding sequence ATGACAGCAATAAATGAAAAGGCTCAGGTAGCGGAGCTAGTTGATCGCGCGCGTAAGGCTCAGCTCATATTGGCGGGCTATTCTCAATCTCAGGTTGATGAGGTCGTTATTGCGGCGGCATGGGCGATTATTAATCCAGATAATAACGAGAGACTTTCAATACTGGCAGTAGAAGAAACCGGACTCGGAAACGTGAAAGACAAGGTGATTAAGAACCATCGAAAAACTCTGGGTCTTTTGAGAGATCTACAAGAAGCCAAAACCGTTGGTGTTATACGCGAAATTCCGGAGAAAGGTTTAGTAGAAATTGGCCGCCCCGCAGGTGTTGTTGGAGTGATTGTTCCTTCGACAAATCCAATCGCCACGCCAATGAATAACACGTTAAATGCACTTAAGTGCGGTAATGCAATTATTTTAGCACCATCGCCAAAAGGGCAGCCATCTTGTACACGGCTACTGGCGTTAATACACGCAGAGCTTGATCGTGTTGGCGCTCCTCGTGACTTAGTTCAGCAGCTCCCTTCACCTGTCAGCAAAGCACTCAGTGCTGAAATGCTTAAGCAAGTGGATCTAGTGGTATGTACGGGTTCGCAAAATAATGTACGAGCAGCTTATACCAGTGGCACGCCTGCTTATGGAGTGGGTGCTGGTAACGTCACAGTGATTGTTGATGAAACGGCAAATCTTGTAGAAGCAGCCAATAAAATTAAAGCTTCTAAAACCTTTGATAACTCGACTAGTTGCTCCTCTGAAAACAGCCTGGTCATTGTTGATGAGGTTTACGATGCCATGATGGAGCAGCTTAGTAATGTTAATGCTGCACTATTAAATGCAGAGGAAAAACTACAGCTACAAAACGCTATGTGGCATGAGGGCCATCTTAACCGTGAGGTGCTTGCAAAGCCTGTTAAGAGTGTGTGTGCTGTTGCTGGGCTGACGCGTGCAGGGTTAGCTGAGAGTGATTTTCTGATGGTGACAGAAACTGAAATTGGCGCTGATGCTCCATTTTGCGGAGAAAAAATGTCATTAGTGCTTACTGTTTATCGCGCTCGTAATTTTAGTGAAGCCAAGCAGCTGGCTAGCCGAATACTCGAACACCAGGGTAAAGGACATTCGCTGGGTATCCACACGCAGGACAGTAATCGCCCACAAGAGCTCGGGCTAGAGATGTCAGTGTGCCGAATTATTGTCAACCAGCCGCACTGTTTTGCCACGGGGGGGAGTTTTGAAAATGGCTTGCCGTTCTCTCTATCCATGGGCTGCGGTACATGGGGAGGGAATATCACAGATGAGAATGTGCACTATAAGCAGTACATGAATATCACACGTGTGGTGCGAACTATTGCACCCCAAGAAGTGGCTGCAGAGGATATATTTTCTGATTATAAGAGGAAGTATCTGTCATGA
- a CDS encoding AMP-binding protein yields MKPISYIPPADSIRAVIDRFAGERAEQTFVVFPETDAQLNYGQLQKTVQQHSRYFRSLGLSKGDTISFMMENGQTSLELFLATLYSGCISSPLNPAAGQDQISYVLEHSDTTVVFVSPQYREQVEKAAVTLDRVIIIIETDIDQGAKWPVAPADEGIQAEVVGGDDGLLMYTSGTTGRPKGVILTNTNLLAGGMNTAQAHELTAQDRTLCVLPLCHINAQCVTIMAPLVSGGSLVLPHSFSVSAFWNWVIEHNVTWFSVVPTIISYLMHNEGKLSGTALKIALNKVRFGRSASAALPPSLHAGFEQKFGIPIVETMGLTETSAQILSNPMPPKKNKYGSPGIAFGTQIKVIDEQGNTQPANIEGELMVRGDCVMRGYYKNSEATNEALEPDGWLHTGDLAKQDEEGFVFVTGRLKELIIKGGENIAPREIDDALYSHPSVVEAGAVGIDDQHYGQEVIACVVIKNNAEVSEKELLDFCFEKLGKIKTPKSIYFFEDLPKGPSGKVQRLKLVEQLKVRSII; encoded by the coding sequence ATGAAACCTATCTCTTACATACCCCCTGCAGATTCAATTCGTGCTGTTATTGATCGTTTTGCCGGGGAGCGAGCAGAGCAAACGTTTGTTGTTTTTCCAGAAACAGATGCGCAATTAAATTACGGTCAACTACAGAAAACTGTTCAACAGCACAGCCGTTACTTCAGATCTCTTGGGTTGAGCAAGGGGGACACGATTTCATTCATGATGGAAAACGGCCAGACAAGTCTGGAGTTATTTTTAGCGACGCTATACAGCGGTTGTATTTCTTCGCCTTTAAACCCGGCAGCGGGGCAAGATCAGATCAGTTATGTGTTGGAACACTCAGATACGACAGTGGTGTTTGTATCGCCGCAGTATCGCGAGCAAGTTGAAAAAGCTGCGGTGACCTTAGATCGTGTCATCATTATTATCGAAACGGATATAGATCAAGGAGCAAAATGGCCGGTGGCACCTGCGGATGAAGGTATTCAGGCTGAGGTTGTTGGAGGTGATGATGGCTTGCTGATGTATACATCAGGCACGACAGGGCGCCCTAAGGGTGTGATTCTGACGAATACTAACCTGTTGGCCGGTGGTATGAATACAGCTCAAGCGCATGAACTAACCGCTCAGGACAGAACTCTGTGTGTGTTGCCTTTATGTCATATCAATGCTCAGTGTGTCACGATAATGGCACCGCTAGTCAGTGGTGGTAGTCTAGTTCTGCCCCATAGTTTTAGTGTGTCAGCGTTTTGGAATTGGGTAATCGAACATAATGTAACCTGGTTTAGCGTTGTGCCAACGATCATTTCATACTTGATGCATAACGAGGGAAAGCTCAGCGGTACTGCGTTGAAAATAGCACTCAATAAAGTCCGTTTTGGACGCTCAGCGTCTGCAGCATTACCGCCTTCACTGCATGCTGGATTTGAACAGAAATTTGGTATTCCTATTGTGGAAACGATGGGTTTGACGGAAACATCGGCGCAAATTCTTTCTAATCCTATGCCGCCTAAGAAAAACAAATACGGCTCACCAGGCATTGCCTTTGGTACTCAAATCAAAGTGATCGATGAGCAGGGAAATACTCAACCAGCAAATATCGAAGGAGAGTTAATGGTACGTGGTGACTGTGTCATGCGCGGCTATTATAAGAATAGTGAAGCAACCAACGAAGCTCTGGAGCCGGATGGTTGGTTGCATACAGGAGATTTAGCAAAACAAGATGAAGAAGGGTTTGTATTTGTCACGGGGCGTTTGAAAGAACTTATTATTAAAGGAGGAGAGAACATCGCTCCACGTGAAATTGATGATGCTTTATATTCCCACCCAAGCGTTGTCGAGGCTGGGGCCGTAGGCATTGATGATCAGCATTACGGGCAAGAGGTGATAGCGTGTGTGGTGATTAAAAATAATGCTGAGGTATCAGAAAAAGAGTTGCTAGATTTTTGTTTTGAAAAGCTAGGAAAAATTAAAACCCCGAAAAGTATTTATTTCTTTGAAGATTTACCAAAAGGGCCATCGGGTAAGGTGCAGCGTTTGAAGTTAGTCGAGCAGCTAAAAGTTCGTAGTATTATTTAA